A portion of the Flavobacteriales bacterium genome contains these proteins:
- a CDS encoding cytochrome c oxidase subunit 3 produces MVDSVLKEQRKKAAKPMLWIGMVSMAMLFAGLTSGYIVRRAEGNWIVFDLPSEMWYSTIAIVLSSVTMIFALRAAKAQNRNNMLLGLALTLVLGLVFTYFQFASFEVLINGGVYFTGESSNAAGSFLYVIVIAHLVHVAFGFISLLYMMFNGLRGKYDNGNTLGIEIGSQFWHFLDGVWIYLFVFLMLVR; encoded by the coding sequence ATGGTTGATTCCGTCTTAAAAGAACAAAGAAAAAAAGCCGCCAAGCCGATGTTGTGGATCGGCATGGTGAGTATGGCCATGTTGTTTGCCGGATTGACATCGGGTTATATTGTGCGCCGCGCCGAGGGCAACTGGATCGTGTTCGATCTACCTTCAGAAATGTGGTACAGTACCATTGCCATCGTACTGAGTTCTGTGACGATGATATTTGCGCTTCGTGCCGCTAAGGCACAGAACCGAAATAATATGCTGTTGGGGTTGGCGCTGACGCTGGTGCTGGGCCTTGTCTTCACCTACTTCCAATTCGCCAGCTTCGAGGTACTCATCAATGGCGGAGTGTATTTTACGGGCGAAAGTTCCAATGCCGCCGGAAGTTTTCTATATGTGATCGTGATCGCCCACTTGGTGCACGTCGCTTTCGGATTCATCAGTCTGCTGTACATGATGTTCAACGGCCTGCGCGGCAAGTACGACAACGGTAATACCCTGGGCATTGAGATAGGCAGCCAGTTTTGGCATTTCCTCGATGGGGTGTGGATTTACTTGTTTGTCTTTCTAAT